In Vigna angularis cultivar LongXiaoDou No.4 chromosome 8, ASM1680809v1, whole genome shotgun sequence, one DNA window encodes the following:
- the LOC108345086 gene encoding protein WHAT'S THIS FACTOR 1, chloroplastic, producing MALCLPLSFSNPKRVASLSSSFVHGRTKPSSFSINEKLKTGNRLQNVSVSISCSSIKLVHDRALDKHVVMKYRVRFVQKLKTLLLSKSKHYIPVHILCKCRSYLGLPKPRSILSMIHRYPSIFELFNMSWPPKPLNATKLHPKLCVRLTPAAAAVAAEELAFQSSISNMLAAKLQKLLMLSSRRKLLLSKLVHFAPHLGLPPNFRSRLCNDHPEKFRTVDTPYGRAFELVSWDVNLAKCLPPRASRDPGFIVNRPLKFKQLRLRKGLNLKRRHQDFLLRFEEMPEVCPYRNPAEAFSKESLEVEKRSCAVVREILAMTIEKRTLIDHLTHLRKDFGFPNKLRGMIIRHPELFYVSLKGQRYSVFLVEGFGEKGDLLEKEEILSIQDKWMDLARESKRMRRERRKSRFRKDIGSLNEADQNNSDSNDDYDDNIGIDNFENVYDDGFENIFEELDFEAEDDDDDQGDKIFSQSNYGEFWTAKPFPIQHGLDEPQMQPW from the coding sequence ATGGCACTTTGCCTCCCTCTTTCATTCAGCAATCCCAAACGAGTTGCTTCCCTAAGTTCCAGTTTCGTTCATGGCAGAACAAAACCTTCATCTTTTTCGATCAACGAGAAATTGAAAACGGGTAACCGTCTCCAAAATGTCTCTGTTTCAATTTCTTGTTCCTCTATAAAACTTGTCCATGACCGTGCACTCGATAAGCATGTTGTCATGAAGTATAGGGTTAGGTTTGttcaaaagttaaaaacttTACTTCTCTCTAAATCGAAACATTATATTCCAGTTCATATTCTGTGTAAATGCCGTTCTTATCTTGGTCTTCCCAAGCCTCGTTCTATACTTTCTATGATTCATAGATATCCATCCATTTTTGAACTCTTCAATATGTCATGGCCTCCCAAACCACTCAATGCTACCAAGTTACATCCCAAACTCTGTGTTCGATTGACCCCAGCTGCGGCTGCTGTTGCTGCTGAGGAACTGGCTTTTCAATCTTCCATTTCCAACATGTTGGCTGCGAAACTGCAAAAGCTTCTTATGCTATCTTCTCGCCGCAAGTTACTTCTGTCCAAATTGGTTCACTTTGCTCCACATCTTGGTCTCCCTCCTAATTTTAGGTCCAGGTTGTGCAATGATCATCCGGAGAAATTCAGGACTGTTGACACACCCTATGGCCGTGCATTTGAGCTTGTATCTTGGGATGTCAACTTGGCAAAGTGTTTGCCGCCTCGTGCATCCCGTGATCCTGGTTTCATAGTTAATCGTCCTTTGAAGTTCAAGCAATTGAGGCTTCGAAAGGGGCTTAATTTAAAAAGACGTCACCAGGATTTCTTGCTGAGATTTGAAGAAATGCCAGAAGTTTGCCCCTATAGGAATCCTGCTGAGGCTTTTTCCAAGGAATCGTTAGAGGTAGAAAAGAGATCTTGTGCAGTAGTAAGGGAGATTCTTGCAATGACAATTGAAAAGAGGACTTTAATAGATCACTTGACTCATTTAAGAAAGGACTTTGGCTTCCCAAACAAGTTGAGAGGGATGATAATAAGGCATCCGGAATTGTTTTATGTGAGTTTGAAAGGGCAACGATATTCAGTTTTCTTGGTGGAGGGGTTTGGTGAGAAGGGTGACTTATTGGAGAAGGAAGAGATTTTATCCATACAGGATAAATGGATGGACTTGGCTAGGGAGTCCAAGAGAATGAGACgagagagaaggaagagtaGGTTTAGGAAAGATATTGGCAGCTTGAATGAAGCTGATCAAAATAATTCTGACAGTAATGATGATTACGATGATAATATTGGGATCGACAATTTTGAGAATGTGTATGATGATGGTTTTGAGAATATATTTGAGGAGTTGGATTTCGAGgctgaggatgatgatgatgatcaagGAGACAAGATTTTCTCCCAAAGCAATTATGGTGAATTTTGGACTGCGAAACCTTTTCCTATTCAACATGGTTTGGATGAACCTCAGATGCAGCCTTGGTAG